The nucleotide sequence ACTACCGAACAAACCATTTTTTCAAAAGGTGTTCCAAACAATTGTTGTATAAATCCAAAAGACCAAAGTACAACAAAAAACCAATATATAACGGTTATTCCTCTTTTGTATTTATCTAGTTTAAATCTACTAGCAATCAACATAAAAACTACTCCAATAATAGAAATACCGATATTTATAAAAGATATTGGTAGCTGTTCAGCTAATGTTTCAGACCTTCCCCCATTAACCCATGTGAATGGAATAATTTTGTTTATAATAAGAAATTGGATTAAGATAGTCAAAGAGTAAAAAATAATACCCATAAATAAAGCAGTTCTCATATTAATTTTCCTGAGTTTTTCTAAAATAAAATCACCTCGTTTTTCTTTCTGTATTTTAAAATACAGTATATGACTATTCCTATATCGCTTACCATCTGACAGGTAACTGAAAGTAGGGTTTCGAAGAGTAATCAAAAAAACCATTATGAGTTATTAAGTACATATTACATTTCCGGAAGTATTTTTGATTATGTTCTAAACATTCAAGTGAATGAATAGATTAGTAGGGTGAGTTTAATTTTTGTGACATGGAGGAATGAAGATGATCAAACGAGTAAATCCAGAATTTTTAGCCGGGTTAGAATCATTTACTGACTTTGATTTTAAAGTAGAACACTTGGAAGCAATGCGTGAAGGTATGGCACAAGCAGTACAGCCTTTAACGAGCACTGAAACAGTGGATATTATTAATAAAACAATTACTGGCATTGATGATAATGAAATTCGCGTACGTATTTATAAACCAGCCCATCAAGATCAAGAATTACCGGTTTTACTGTGGATTCATGGCGGGGGGTATGTATTAGGCAGCATTGACGATAATGATCATCTTTGTGTACAAGTTGTAGAAACTGCTAACTGTGTAGTCGTTTCCGTTGATTACCGTTTAGCACCGGAATATCCGTATCCTGCACCGCTTGAAGATTGCTACAGTGCGCTTACATGGATTGCGGACAATGCAGCAGAACTGCAAATCGACAAGAACCGGATTGGCGTAGCTGGACAAAGTGCCGGCGGTGGTTTGACAGCTGGTTTAACATTGCTGGCGCGTGACCGTGAGTATCCTTCAATTTGTTTCCAAATGCCGCTTTATCCGATGATTAATGACAGCAACGATACACCTTCTGCGAACGAAATCACGGAAGGCATGATTTGGAACCAAAAAACGAATGATTTTGGCTGGAAATGCTATTTAGGCGAGTTGCACGGACATGATGAAGTACCGATTTATGCTGCACCGGCAAGAGCAGAGGATTATCGTAATCTTCCATATACGTATACATGTGTTGGTCAATTGGATCCTTTCCGTGACGAAACAATTACGTATGTATCTAAACTGGCACAGGCAGGTGTTGATGTGGAATTCCACTTATATCCTGGTGCATACCATGGTTTTGAATCATTGAATCCTCAGTCAGAGCTTGCTCGGAAAGTGATTAAAGAATATGTGAATGCGATTAAAGTAGGCTTTGACCGCGTGAAAGCAAGTGCTGATCAAGTGGAAGAAGTAAAATAAATTCATTTAGGAAATGCTCGGTTCTAAATTGAACCGGGCATTTTTATTTTGAACAGTGTTATTGAATTTAAAGATACGCTTTAAACGAGAGCGGATTATAATTCCGTCTTTCATACAGGTCGATTATCAGAGAGGCTAATTGCTGAATACCGAGATGGATTTTGTTTTCATCTACTTGTGAAATACTTAGGCGAATTGCTTTCTGTCTGTTTTCGCTTAAGAACATTCTCGAAGCATTATCTACATAAATATGTTTTTCATGCAGCATGTATATCAATTTATCGACATCAATACCGGAAGGCAGGAAGATGGTGAGATAAAAACCGCTTTCGGGCTTTGTAAATTGTACATATTTAGGTAAATACAATGAACAAGCCTCTAATAGTAGATTCATTTTAGTAGAATATAATTTTTTCACCTTTTCTAAATGGTATTGAAACA is from Solibacillus isronensis and encodes:
- a CDS encoding alpha/beta hydrolase; the protein is MIKRVNPEFLAGLESFTDFDFKVEHLEAMREGMAQAVQPLTSTETVDIINKTITGIDDNEIRVRIYKPAHQDQELPVLLWIHGGGYVLGSIDDNDHLCVQVVETANCVVVSVDYRLAPEYPYPAPLEDCYSALTWIADNAAELQIDKNRIGVAGQSAGGGLTAGLTLLARDREYPSICFQMPLYPMINDSNDTPSANEITEGMIWNQKTNDFGWKCYLGELHGHDEVPIYAAPARAEDYRNLPYTYTCVGQLDPFRDETITYVSKLAQAGVDVEFHLYPGAYHGFESLNPQSELARKVIKEYVNAIKVGFDRVKASADQVEEVK